TTGCACCGGTGGGGCTGCAAGTGCTACCATCCTCCTTCTTGAAAGTATTTTGTGTCCATGGATGTCACCTTGAAGATAAACCCTTCTTTCCTGTTATCCATCTTCAGGGGGAGGGTGGTAGTGAAGAGGCTAATTGGCTCATTCCTTTCATACCCATATCTTCCACTGCGCCTTCTGAACTCATCCTCCATGACACCGTTTTACCCACCAACCAAGTCCCTTGGATAACTTACTACAGGAAGAATCTTAGAAAGGAAATGGTGCCCCCTACTGATCCACTGGCCCTTGTCCATGAATCTGAACCAACACAAGCTCAAGGTACTATTGAACTTAATAATGATAACTTGTATGTTGAGGATGATATTGTTGATGTGGTTGAGGATGACAAAACTAATATGACAATTCCAAAAGAGAATAGTAATGCCATAAATGATGAAACTCTAACAGACAGTCAAGTGCGTGAGACCAGCCCAGATGACTCAGACAAGCTAGAGATCTATGATCCCTCTTGTGACATGCCCATTGCCTTGAGAAAGGGTATTAGGTCTTGTACAAAGCACCCGATGTGTAATTACATGTCTTACAATAATCTATCACCTATGTTTAGGGTGATTATTGCACGTCTCGACATTGCAACAATACCAAAGAACTGAAGCTATGAAAAGTCCTGAGTGGAAGATTGCTGTCACGGAAGAAATGGGAGCACTTGAGAAGAATAAGACATGGGATCTCTAAACTCTTCCTAAAGGGCACAAAACAGTGGGATGCAAATGGGTCTTCACTTTGAAGTACAAAGCAGATGGAACCTTAGACAGTACAAGGCTAGGCTTGTTGCAAAAGGGTTCACTCAAACTTATGGGGTAGATTATTCAGAGACTTTTTCTCCTGTGATAAAGTTAAACATGGTCAGGGTTCTTTTGTCTGTTGCAATCAATAAAGAGTGGCGCCTCTATCAACTTGATGTAAAAAATGCTTTCACAAACAGCAATTTGGAAGAAGTGTACCTGTGTCCTCCTCTAGGCTTTGAAGCTCAGTTTGACTATGAAGTTTGTAAGCTTCGAAAATCTCTTTATTGTTTGAAACAATCTTTCAAGGCATGGTTAGACAGATTTACCTTATTTGTTAAACCTCAAGGCTTCTCTCAGGGACATTCTAATCACACACTGTTTACAAAAAGGTCTGAATCTGGAAAAATTGTTGTGTTAATTGTGTATGTCGATGATATTGTCTTGTCAGGTGATGACACTGTTAAGATTACTAGgctgaaaaagaaaatgggtAACGAGTTTGAAATCAAAGACTTAGGGAATCTAAAGTACTTCCTTGGGATGGAGGTGGCACGATTGAGGAAAGGGATCTCTATTTCACAAAGGAAGCTCTTGACTTGTTAAAGGAAATAGGTATGACTAGATGTAGACTTGCTGATACTCCATGGAATTCAATGCAAAATTGGGAAATCCTGGTGACAAAGTTCCTGTTGATGAAGAAAAGTATTAGCGTTCAGTGAGAAAGTTGATTTATCTGTCTCATACAAAACCAGATATCTCCTACGCAATTAGCACTGTTAGTCAGTTTATGCAAGCACCCTACGAATAACACATGGAAGCTATGAATCGCATTCTAAGATACTTGAAACTTACTCTAGGTAAAGGTTTGATGTTCTGAAAAACTGACAGAAAATGTATTGAGACTTCTACCGACTCTGATTGGGTAGGATCGGTTACTGACAGAAAGCCCACTTCAGGATGCTGTACCTTTGTGTGGGGTAATCTTGttacttggaggagtaagaagcagaGTGTTGTCACTAGCAGCACTGCAGATgctgaatacagagctatgagtttggAAATCTGTGAAGAGATTTGGCTGCAAAAAGTTTTGTCTGACCTTTACCAAGATTGTGAGTTACCTATGAAGCTCTTCTGTGACAATAAAGCTGCTATAAGCATAGCCAATaacccagttcaacatgatatAACGAAACATGTGGAGATAGATAGACACTTTATAAAAGAGAAACTTGAAAATGACAGTATTTGTACCCCGTACATTCCTTCTAGTCAACAAATTGTTGATGTCCTCACCAAAGGGTTACTCAGCCCTTTAACTATTGTATTAGCAAGTTGGGCCTAATTGACATCTATGCTCCAATTTGAAGGGGAGTGTTGGAAATTAGGGGCTAATGGAGTGTCTATAGCCCCAAAAGTATTTGTGTAATTTATTGTACCCTagttttatttccttttttgttaAGGCTTATTTTAGCCTTAGCCTATATATACTCTCCCCTTTTGcactattttgattattgaaaataataagaGTGGTTCTATTGGGTTTTTTTCCATGTACTAGGGTTTTCTATGTATATCTTGTTTACTTCTTTCCAATAAAACAAAATGAGACAAATGCTCTAAGTACTAGAAAATTATACAAAGAGCTAGAATCCCTAAGGGACAAAGAAACCGGAAAACAAATACATGGACAAACAAAACAAAGCCAAAGACCATTACAAACTCCAAACAAAGCGGAAAAAAACAAGACAAACTGACAAAAAAATACAAATGAAATGCTGGGAAAGGGACAAAAATGCGCCAAAAATCCAGAGCCATGAAAGAAGTAATCTTTGAAAATGCAATTGAAGAAATTGTTTCTACAGTGAAGATTAACAATCACCCAGTTCCAACTGAACCAGCTGTGAATTTGGGAAATGTGATGTAATCTAAGTAACTTCATGAAGAAATCCTCCTTTCTTGCACTTCAAACCTTCTTTCTTGATTATTTCAGGGTCTTCATGGCATAATTGGCCGGAAATTTGGCCGGTAATGCGCCAAACTTCTTGGTGGTTTCCATTGCCGACTTCTTGCTATTAGGGAAGGGCAGTCAACGCAATTTCAAGCCGATGAGCAAGTCGTTCGATGGTGGTTTGAAGATTTCCCATTCGTTCGTTGAGATCTACCACACTTCTTCAACGGCCATCAAACGGGCAGCCGAGGTGCATGGGAATGGGTTTTCCCATAGGTGTTCTTGCCGGTCACAGCTTTCCCCAATGGTGTAATCATTGGGGAGAATGACTCAACATGTAGATCAACCATCAATTTATTTGCAAGAATCCAAGAACAGATTGGTTTCATATATAGAAGAAAAATCAAAGGAATCATGGTTGGAAATTTTTCAAATAGAAAATcatgaagataaaattgaagaataagaatttgaaaatgttGATTTGGAAATTGTCACAAGTGAAGAAAAAtccaatgaagaagatgaaaaagaagtATCAAACACCAAGCAAAAATCGAACAAAATCAACGACACATTGGTTGCGGTGGAAATGAATCTTCAAACCGTCGAAGAACTTGAAgcaaataataaagaaaatgtGATTCTTGAAGGATTTTCTTCGAAAgctaattcttttaaaattgattCTTTGAATATGGTTTTGAGTGAGATTGAAAGAAACATCTTTTTCGGGTTTACGATCGATGGAGAGGTTCATCTTTTAGTGGccatatttgattttttgtcTCGATCTTATCCCTTCGatcataatttttttgttcaaaatgTAGGAGGTAGAAACTTGTTTGATAATGGTTTAAGGGCAGATATTATGGTACAACATTGCTTTGTAAATAATGTGTCGTACCATGAGGTTAGAAACTTAGCATTAATGATGGAACAACTGATCAATAATCAAGAAATGAAGTAGAAAGAACACGGGTGGTAGAAGCAAACAGATTTTGCAGGTTAAGTTACGAATCATCTACACTTCTCAATGCAGGTGTTGACTGTTAATTGTTTGTTCACTACTTCACTTGAAAGTTTCATAGTTTTAGGAAGTCTTTTTGATAGTGTATTGTTCTTCCCCTAGTTACGGAACTTATTAAAAGAATTGATTattcatggaaaaaaaaaagtgtgaaaaTTATTATGATTAAATCAAAAGAAGGGGAACAAAATAAGAACAAGTTAAGAAATTAGAAATAAGGTGAACAAGAAGGTACTTGCTTCATAtctcatttcttttttcaaaaaaaaaaaaaaacagagaaaaaagtATCAAACTAACCCTTTCATCAATGGCTTAAGATTATTAGATCTATTACCTCCTTATATATACAAAAATTTGTTAGTTCTATTACCTCTTTATGGTTTTGAAAAGCACCAGATGTTCTCCCTCCGCGAAGATCCCAAATATAGATGACTCCATGCTTACCAGCACCGAAGATAATCTAAACCAAGATATCAAGGTTTCAGACAATGGGACAAACTCATTAACTATGAGAAATGTaatgaagaaaatgaaagaaagtgATTCATAGAAAACAAAATCGTCCACATGTTAGTTGAACAGCAAGAACCTGATTTTCAACATTCAGCTGGATTCTGTTAAGGGTACAGCATGAGTTACTAGTAAGCTCGAGACATGGAACTATTCCAGTTCTTCTGTCCCACATATTGACTACTCCACATGTATCAGATGCAAGTAACCTGCCAAAATGTTCATGGAGGACAATATCTTCAACTTTTTTCTAAGAATAAAGATTAACATGACTTATCTGAGGTGTTAAAACATTGAAAGTTCGGGTGTTCAGAAAAATTCAATAGTTAGCATTATCAATCACCAATAATATACCACAATTTACCATGACAGTATGTCACATGCATTTGGTATTCCATTAAATAAAACTACCATATTAAAGACTTTGTCTGAACACAATTTAAACTTGATCGATCCATCAGAAATGTACTGAAAGAAGACCTGAGTATCAAGTTGTTAAACCCCCAATTTTACATACATATAAACGAAGGGGCAGGAACAGAATTGCACAGAAGACAAGAGCGGCAAAAATGTTGGGTAGGAGAAGAATCGTTGAGGGACCACAAAAAAGCTGCTGTAAACGGAAAGTGTGGGAACCAGTGTAGGCAGGCTGTTTTTGGTAAAGGCTGGTAGAGGCTTTTAGAGGAGTTCCAGCTCTCTCGAATGTGCTGGTTTTGCTactttctttcctttctcttgTCTTTCCTTTTAGCTTGTTGAATTGTTCTGTATTATGGCTGTTGTTTCCTTCATAAGGCTTGTAATAGTGACTTTGGTGCTCCTTATTATCAATATCAAAGCTATCAGAGCAGTGAGCTCTGTTCTATCATATTTTTGTGTCGGGTTTCACTGAATGCAGGGGAAGGAGGAACCTAACACAAGTTTCAGGCAACTTTACGTAAAGGTCAATCCATACACATGATTTTGGCCCAGTTTTTAGTCTTTAGCACGCTTGTTTTCTGTAGTAGGCAaaacttctttttttgttaCCCTTTTTCCTTCGTATTCCTTTTATACCTTTTGTAGATCAGTGACTATGAtcttattgaatcaaatagagAAAAATGAAGACTTCATTGTTATTCAACATGGtatcaaaattgactatttgcaTTGTTTCTCTTCCTCTGCTCCATCTATATCATTCAAATTAGCTATACTCATCGCTGCATCACTTGGTATAGCTGAAATTAGCCATCATATCTCTTTctggagtttttttttcttttgcaggATCTGAGAGACTTTATATGAAGTGTGATCTATGACTTGATTTAACATCTCTTTTGAATGCTTTCTTCTAGGAGTTTTGTAACTATCTTTGGGTTCTTATTCTTAACAATTGAAGCTCTTTCTTGCAATCTCAAGCTTAGTTTCTTTGTATAGGATATAACGATAATGAACTTTTTCTTGTCTATCCATTTGTATTGTATTGTTCATATTTCTTACTGAAAGCATCGTTTGTaatatacatacacacatacatatacataaataaatacatgcacacacatatatttatgtatacatgcctatattaaaaaaagaagtaaCATTCAAGGTAACTTTAAAGTTGATACTCAATCCTAAAATGTGAAGGGAAAAGACAACCCCATAAGAatagaaattaatattttttttatgagaaACTATGCTTTGatggagaaaaatgaaagaataacaAGGACGcacgaaaaaaagaaagaaagagaagtccAGCCAAAATGAGTCCAAGAACAAACTACAAAAAGGAACTTCAATCAGGCAAAGTCAAACCAAAATCATAATTGCAAAGAGGCCTACAGTGACGATGCTCATAAAGAGGTATTAAATCTCCAAACCTCCCCACAAGACCTCTCAGTCTCTCCCAAGATTCTATTATTACGATCAAGCCAAATGCCAAATAGATAAAGCTTTTTATCAATTCATTCTTGCTGAGATTATGAATTATATAATAGTCGCAAACCCATTGACCAAcataaaaaactaaatataaGGCGTTGTTAGACCAACCTTGAATTATCCGAAATAAATGCTATATCAGATAAACCTTTATGATTATCTGACCCTATATTGTTGATTCTTTGTCTTACTCTCAACACCTACAAGGATAATGGAAAAATTATCGGTCCATGGTCAGAGAGATGTCAACTATACTTGAGCAATAGTTCATTTTCAACggtgaaaagaaatagaaaaataatgGTATGGTGACCAATTGTATGAGTTAAGTTCTTTAAAGCAAAACATGCTTAAAACAATATGCCCTTTATTGACAAactaaaacataataaaaaagaaagacaaattTTCACCAATCGTACAAGCAAACTTTTTATTTGCACAAGTAAGCTGCTTCATTTTGAAGTGTTGTCTCTCTGATAGACACACATGTATGTAAAGACTGAACGTTAAACAGGACATTATTGTACATGAAGTAAATTGTATTGGTACTTGGTACTGTTAGCAAAATGGAAGCTTAGAAAGCAGATGATTGTATTGGCCTTTTTCTGTAAAATGAGAAACTTCAGGATTTAGCAATGAACGTTGTAATCGCCAGCAGATTCAGTATAGGCCCGGTATGCTCTTTATATAGAAATAATACCAATACCAAAAGCTAACTTAGGGTTTCTGTCTCCTAAGCCCTCTCTAGGCCCAGGTTCAAGCCCCAACTCCTTAcatatttttccaaattttttttactaaGCTATGAAGTTCCCCATCAACAAAATCTCTGGATCTACCAACAAAATCTCTGGATCTACCACTTGTTGTAATCGAAGAATATAAAAATCCAATTGAAACCCATGAGTTAATATAAAAGTGAAAGAACTTACTTCGACTGGCTTAGAAGAAATATAACCAATGTCAAATATCTTTAGTTCCTTACTTTTCATGGATGTACAGACCACCTAAGTAGAGAACATAAGTTAGTAAACAGAAAATATAGGAAGAATCCACTAATAAATAGATGATTCAACATCAGCTTTAGCATAAACAACATGCACATTCATGGGGGTTCAAAGTAGAAACAATGAAGTTGCATTACGACACAGTTAAATAAAAGATACCCCATTACAAGTAAGTCATTGTCCATACTGCAGCAGGCCCTAAGTTGCGAAAATAAAAACCATACAAGATGCTCGGAACTTTATAGGTAAGTTCTATATTTTAGAATTCAGAATATATAATTCTTTTGTGATCTTTAATAGTTCACAGCATCAAACTAGATTGCTTCACACAAATCCTTTTGTAATTACATCAAGCAAGGAAACAACTAGGAAATTGATCTTAGCATTAGAATAACAACCAATATTTAGAATATTCATTGAACTACCATAGCCATGTATTGAGTAAAAATTGTATTCACATAATTACAAGGAAATGAATTGAGTAAGGACCTCATCTTGGTTGGCAGGATTCCACCGTACAAAGTCGAGCTGTTCATTTAGGGAAAGGTGCAGTAATTGTTTGTTCTCATCTTCACTCAAGCCTATTAGTAGAAGGAAGGTACTTTAGCAATCAAAATACTCAAATGCTCTCTGTTCAGAGATATATATATACTGTGTAAAAACATGCATACTGTTTTTCCTATGAAGCatagaacaaaaagaaaagaaacgtAGACAAACTAACTGAAGAACAGAACATGAAGTACAATAGTCACCTGTTTCATTAGTCTGCAAATAAAGACTCTCAAAGTCGTGTACTGTTAGACAACCTGTTTTTGTTGCTGAAACCAAGTATATTCCCTGGAATAGATTTCCGTAGAAGCGTTTTGGGAAAAACCAAAGAATAGACAGTAAGAATATTAAGGATGTAAGACAAAATCTGAAGGTAGCGATCTAATAATTCACCTTGTTGTCGAAGTCCACAGCAGATATGCCTTGTCTgacaaaagaatgaaaattaGCTTCTCTTTTCCCCCTTTCCTCTTTAGTCTTATTATAGGGAGGAGAGAGGAAAGGTGATAGATATGGATGAGATTCATGAAGTAAGAAGTACTACAATCACTTAAATTGCATGAAGAATGATTTTCCAGTTGAAAAAtcagaaaatgaaagaaaataaaaatgtaagaACTAATCAAATGATACTTAAACAGAAAACACTTCATTCTTTTCTATACAttacacatttctcaaaatgaTAACCCTTTCAGGAATTGGCAGCAGGATCTGCGTAACTGAAGAAGGTACActacaatttaaatttaaaaacttcACAGCTATCTAGGAtttagaagaaataaaaaatgagaGACTTGGAATCAAAGATCGAACATTTTCATAGAATAATAACTGATGAACcaaagataaaaggaaaaaaaaaatcaaaactatATCCCTTTGAAGAAAAAATTCTTGGTTTTTGTTAACAACCGATGAActgaaaataaaagaagaaaatgagtATAGAGACGCGAATTCTTTTACTCCAACAAACAAAACAgtaaaaaattgaattgaacaaccagaaagaaaaagtaatagtaatagtaataataaaacaatCAATTCACATCCCATTGCTTAAAGATGATTCGATAGAGATGCACTGACTTCTTAAATGGCAGTTGATGAccttgagctccctcagtaatCCGATTCATCTGTAGGCTCTACATCCTTAGCACAAACAGAACCCAATTCCAACCACACAATAATCAAAATGAAACCGAAAATTGAGTAATGAACGTACACTCGTTGGACAAAAAACGCCATCTATATGATACAAATGAGGAAATGCTCCAACCTTCATGAAATGAAAACCACGGACTACCATTACGAAATCTTCAAGAATATCGAGAACATTTTACAAACCAAAATgccaaaggaaaaaaaaaacgtcgAAAATGTACCTCTGCATAAGATTGCACAAGTAGTCCAGACAATTCCTGGCGATACTTGGGATCCAACTTACCATTCAGTTCTACAGTACTTAATTTCCACCTATTCCTGCTCACATAAACCAACTACGATATTGAACAGACGTATCGGGAAAACAGAATGAAGGATACGAAATAATTGAATCAGAGACAAGACCTCCGGAACGGTTTAGGAATTTGCGGTATTGAATCGGACGGAACCAAGTACTTGTCCATGGCTGATGAAACGGAGCTTGAATTTGAGTTTCCCCAATTGAAGATGCTCGAAGGAGAAGCTTGTATTTGTTCTTAAGCACCAGGCCTTTTCTGTACCTTCTTTACGGTTCAGAGCTTCATTTTACTTTGGCCAGATAACAGCGACGACGGCCACCAGATATAGATACTTTCCGGCCGTCCGTGGGGCTACAGTTCCGGCGAATGTAGTCTGAGAATTTGTGATCAGTTGGGACTTTGAGACTTCGTCAGCCGTTTTCCCGCCACTCGGCATTTTGCTAAACTGCGCGGATTTCGAAGTATCTTATAGTACTTAGAATGTCAATTTTCCCTTGCGAATAACTTTAGTATAAAAGGATGAGTGTGTGTTTAGATTGAATTTTGCggtgattaaattaaaaaaataagttCGGTTTAGGATAAACAATTAAAACCaatcttttagaaaaatgaaatttgagTGGTTAATGGTTAATCTCTCTTATTTATATAAAACACTTCCTCCAACACCTTCGACTATCCTCATTGGTTAACCTCTGGCATGTCACGTCTTACCCCAAGGTCACTTCACGCGATGAAGTGCAAGCATGACTGCCTAGACACTCAACGCAATCCCCTAACAAGATAACATGTTGAATGTACAGTAAGCGAAATTAACTCAACAACAATCTTAACACAATTTGATTCTTACTCTTTCCTTAACACTTAGCTCAGACTTACAACCTTAAGTTATTAGGCGACAAAAATTACAATGCAAGCTAACAACAAAAatttctctttattaacttaacaacTCACGTTTTAAATACAATACAATACATGCTTTCTTAGATACTGGGAAACTACAAATAAAAGGTTTCCAATGCCTAGCGCAACTTCATCCTAAAACGCCTAGCTTGTGATGGGCTTATTTCCCTTTTGTAAGCCCAACCCATTTACTATGTAATTGACTAATTCACAGTGAGTGTGACGGCAACTAGTGAgtgaaaaaatagaaaaagtaaATTTCGTGTAGTTCCGTTCTTCAACCATTTGGGGTCATCGATCAGATGAAATTTTAACAATGTATTCTTGACACGAGGGTATTTATTCTGAACAATGGAGATTTCGTTTAGAGCTATCTACAATTAGATTCTTGTGGATAGTTAGCTAGCACATATGGTGAgatatttctatttttcttcattGTTAGTGTCGTTTGTTGCCGTGATTATTATTCTCGAGATATTTGCCTCTAGTTATGACTAGGGAGAACTTTGTTGTACCCATTAAAGATTATAGTGGAGACTTTGACTTCGGCCCGAGGTTTTTTTACTCCTTACTTTGAGGGGTTTTTTCCTTGTTAAATTCGTTGTGTCCATACTttgattattattgttattattattgattagtATTCTAACAGGTTCACACAAGAGTGGGATAATTGATCCAAGTGTTTATCTCAACAGCTTGCTTACCTTACCCTTCTTTACTTGGCCTCAATGGATTGATAACCTGAGGAAGGAAACCTCAACACATAAGTCAAATACTCAGTGAATGATGTTTAGGAAAACCTTCGGGGAATACAGTACAATCaacaaattcattttcataaaaCAGGCCCTCAATGCcatattcataatcataaaTCACAAATTTCGCATAAGCCTCTACTTATTCCTTTCCACAAAGAACATGAAGCATTCCCTACACATAAACTACTCGGGTTCATTTCACCAGTATCCCTTGGAGAATTTTCCAGTTCATTTTCTGTTGCTTAGGCTGCTAACTTAATATGTTTTTTTCAACGCATTGACCATCTTCTTAATGCCATGTGGTCCTTGCACCCCATGGTTACCTTTACTCGTTATGTGCACATTGATAGAAATAAAGTCGATGGTTTActcacatacatacatacaatCATCAAACATGAAACATTAGTCTAAAAAACTTCCTTTTCAATAATCAGGtataaatatcaaaattacAAGACATGTTAAACAACATAAAGACTCATAAAGAATGTTTTCAAaacactattctttcttttagaaaatcGTTCACAAAACTTAGTTTCCGTCCTTCTTTGAATTCTGTCGGAACGCCTTGAAGGAGTATCTCCTAGACAAAATGCCTAGACACAGAATGCAGGCTTTCTCGCCTTGTATCTTGCCTAATATATTGGTATCTCGCTTGGTCAAATCACCTAATGATTAGTTCGCCTACTAGTGAAATCGCCTAATGATCAACTCGCCTACTAGTCAAATCGCCTAATAATCAGCTCGCCTATTGGTCAAATCGCCTAATGATCAACTCGCCTACtgtaaaacaaaaacaagttagAATAAATGGTTGAGTCGCAGATTTCACtttctttaagacgtttcgtgGCTCTGCTCTTTTCTACAAATAAATTTGTATTGTCCCGTCATCCCCAAGATAAAACAGTCGTGTTTCACCAATCAGAACTTCATCAGATACTAATCTGGATACCAACACTCAAACAAACACTCTAATGCTTGGAAAACAAGAACCAAAATTTTGGCTGATAAAGAGATAAAATGCGATGAGAGATTAGAGAGAATTTGAGAGGTGGAAAATCTTCGTTGTTATGAAATGTGAAGGGAGatagaatgtatatatagtgGATGGGGAGAGGCTCCAACAGTCACATATTTAATGACATAAAAAATCGTCCAAACGGTTGATTATTTATTCAAAGGTTGGAAAcgtttttaatataaaaaacagttttaaaaattcaaaataaatttttagcaaatatattatattattattttattcctcGCCTCGCCACATTCGACTACAACAGCACGTGGAGATACCAACAAACCTACTTTTGCCTATCTTTTCTCCCTTTTCAAAACATTGGTACTCCTTGAGGTCCGAACCCATAAATGAAAGTATGGGTCCTTAAAGGGACTTCTAGCAATGTGGGAATGctattttggaataaaaaattaatataaattttgctttctaaaattttttattcaacaaatgcAAGCTTTCTTCTTCTCGCATTCAGAACATCTAACACTTTCTTGAGATCGTTCATTCctatttatactcacccttaAATCATATTAGTCATTTGTAAGCTTCATTTAGCTGGCCAGCTCCTACTTAGAACTTTACATGTGTTAGTTTACTTAGCTTTTTAAGTCATACTTAATCTAAATTCAACACGCAATTAGCTATCTAATCAAGATTagacatttttcttttatgaaataCTTAACCCTCCTTGCCTAACTTCATCTCACGTTATAGAGCTTGGTCATGTACCTCCTCATCGTGTTGCTAGCTTCAACGCAACTTCAAAACGCTTAAATCTTCAAAACACCTTCTTCTAAAAACAACCCTATCATAATGTCTCTACTTTCAAAAAGTAAAACCCTTCTATTCCaaaaaaattaaggtaattttgaatttaattatcaaaattttattttatttttttatgttggAATTACTGAGTGCTAATTTGAGATATTTGATTTAGAATTGATGGTTTTGTGGAATTAGAATTATTCAAATATTTGTTggttgaatatttaattaattattggaTTCCGATTTTTTTGGAGTGGTTGAAAATgaattgaatcaaattaatttttgaattaaagtgaattatttttctttgaaggtTGTTGACTAATTTTTGGAGCAAACGGTAAAAATTTTCCCATTTAAGGTTGATTCAATCTCAC
The sequence above is drawn from the Cucumis melo cultivar AY chromosome 2, USDA_Cmelo_AY_1.0, whole genome shotgun sequence genome and encodes:
- the LOC103492074 gene encoding uncharacterized protein LOC103492074 isoform X2, whose protein sequence is MDKYLVPSDSIPQIPKPFRRNRWKLSTVELNGKLDPKYRQELSGLLVQSYAEVGAFPHLYHIDGVFCPTSMNRITEGAQGHQLPFKKQGISAVDFDNKGIYLVSATKTGCLTVHDFESLYLQTNETGLSEDENKQLLHLSLNEQLDFVRWNPANQDEVVCTSMKSKELKIFDIGYISSKPVEVLRVRQRINNIGSDNHKGLSDIAFISDNSRLLASDTCGVVNMWDRRTGIVPCLELTSNSCCTLNRIQLNVENQIIFGAGKHGVIYIWDLRGGRTSGAFQNHKEVCHPPLKSFKLASLIEKIGTLKEQTNIMPKEIHSIDFNPACPYQLAFHLDDGWSGILDVYNFQVTHIHCPPPAWIVETIPTSPQINYF
- the LOC103492074 gene encoding uncharacterized protein LOC103492074 isoform X1, with protein sequence MDKYLVPSDSIPQIPKPFRRNRWKLSTVELNGKLDPKYRQELSGLLVQSYAEVGAFPHLYHIDGVFCPTSMNRITEGAQGHQLPFKKQGISAVDFDNKGIYLVSATKTGCLTVHDFESLYLQTNETGLSEDENKQLLHLSLNEQLDFVRWNPANQDEVVCTSMKSKELKIFDIGYISSKPVEVLRVRQRINNIGSDNHKGLSDIAFISDNSRLLASDTCGVVNMWDRRTGIVPCLELTSNSCCTLNRIQLNVENQIIFGAGKHGVIYIWDLRGGRTSGAFQNHKEVCHPPLKSFKLASLIEKIGTLKEQTNIMPKEIHSIDFNPACPYQLAFHLDDGWSGILDVYNFQVTHIHCPPPAWINDSNIPTDQLFLRKPSWLPTDSIYVVGSSSDEGIHLLDFHPDSRSPSHVDYNDELCGSGAEHKKRQNRFVKLSEGVTSCAAHPLNGTIFAGTKNSSLIMISQKSQSC